DNA from bacterium:
ACGACTTCGCGTCGCTGGCACTATGGGAATCAATTCGTCCGACGGTCGTGTCAGTGTCCGGCGCGCGAACGGGATCCTAAGCGCGCTCGGCGAATACTTGCCGGAACTCCATGACGTGCCGTATCCGAAGCCGTGGACCGGAGTGCGTTCTCTCACGCCCGACGGGCTACCGCTCATCGGTCCCCTCCGGCGGTGGCCTACCGTAGTAGTAGCGGCGGGGCATGCCATGCTCGGCATCACGCTTGCCCCCGCGACCGCGCGGATAGTCGCGGAGCTCCTCGAGCGCCCGACAAACCATCCAGCGCTCGCGCCCGGGCGGTTCCGCACCCACCCTTACTAGGGTGCCATTCGCACGACGAAGCGCCCGTCTTTCGAGTGGTTACCTGTGTCCATAAGGGATGAC
Protein-coding regions in this window:
- a CDS encoding FAD-binding oxidoreductase; this encodes RLRVAGTMGINSSDGRVSVRRANGILSALGEYLPELHDVPYPKPWTGVRSLTPDGLPLIGPLRRWPTVVVAAGHAMLGITLAPATARIVAELLERPTNHPALAPGRFRTHPY